Proteins from a single region of Segatella copri:
- a CDS encoding patatin-like phospholipase family protein, which translates to MMVHRDKILCFLVLFCCFFAHTPLQAQQPRKKVGLVLGGGGAKGAAEVGVLKVLEEADIPVDYIAGTSIGAIVGGLYAIGYDAADIDSLYRNQNWLFLLSDQVKRESETFLSKEEREKYIVHIPLSKERKVSLPTGYVKGQNIFNLFSKLTVGYHQVDDFSRLPIPFRCVAVDLVEGKEVVFSSGSLPLAMRASMSIPGVFAPVEWKGKMLVDGGALNNLPVDVAKEMGADVIICVDLSTGWKKKEELKSASSVVEQLISMMGQNKYRKNMAEADLYINPSLKGYSAASFQSEAIDTMIQRGEQAARQKWDELMALRKYIYAGACDSVASDDTLQDKRLKLQKPSQTEAYHIGSIRIEGISGEEEKWIRKKIALRENSEVSPEEIDGTLAMLRGLNIFSRVEYRQSNEEPYDLVFMLEPNESRRISVGARFDTQDLASVIAQISNNQQFSTRHHYAFTGRISRNPYLEMKYAYGNLFGAKIGISYRMTHYDFDLYADKHKLDALEFLSHSFAGFYTRDIGNFRLKSGVQFDYYHYHSDMFERDGSIQTRSSDHFLNYFASVVMDTYDRRYFPTRGTRIQVQGILHTDDGIHYADDNPFGEAVFQGECAVRLNSRFYLLPKLKSRFLFGSSVPAIYQNYAGGVADGYYLPWQMAWESAQHVHLLERNVVTGQLGFRYRVKGKFYLTALGEYGKEARKFSHILIGDDLWGGALRASYDFVLGPVSIQANYSSLGKNVGFYINAGFLF; encoded by the coding sequence ATGATGGTACATCGAGATAAGATATTATGTTTTTTGGTTTTATTCTGCTGCTTCTTTGCTCATACTCCTCTACAAGCCCAGCAGCCACGCAAGAAGGTGGGGCTCGTGTTGGGTGGAGGTGGTGCCAAGGGTGCGGCTGAAGTAGGTGTGCTCAAGGTGCTGGAAGAGGCTGATATTCCTGTAGATTATATTGCCGGAACCAGTATCGGTGCCATCGTGGGCGGACTCTATGCCATCGGCTACGATGCTGCGGATATTGATAGCCTCTACCGTAACCAGAACTGGCTTTTCCTTTTGAGCGACCAGGTGAAACGCGAATCGGAGACTTTTCTCTCTAAAGAAGAAAGGGAGAAATATATCGTTCATATTCCTCTTTCTAAAGAGAGAAAGGTTTCGTTGCCTACCGGTTATGTGAAGGGGCAGAATATCTTTAACCTTTTCTCTAAACTTACCGTGGGGTATCATCAGGTAGATGATTTCTCTCGTTTACCCATCCCTTTCCGTTGCGTGGCGGTAGATTTGGTAGAAGGCAAGGAGGTGGTGTTTTCTTCGGGCTCGTTGCCATTGGCGATGCGTGCCAGCATGTCGATACCGGGCGTGTTTGCTCCGGTAGAATGGAAAGGGAAGATGCTGGTGGATGGCGGCGCCTTGAACAATCTGCCGGTTGATGTGGCAAAGGAAATGGGAGCGGATGTGATTATCTGTGTAGATTTGAGTACCGGTTGGAAGAAGAAGGAAGAGCTGAAATCGGCTTCTTCTGTTGTAGAACAGCTCATAAGTATGATGGGGCAGAACAAATACCGGAAGAATATGGCTGAAGCCGATCTTTATATCAATCCTTCTCTGAAAGGTTATTCGGCTGCCAGTTTCCAATCTGAAGCCATTGATACGATGATACAGCGGGGAGAACAGGCTGCCCGCCAGAAGTGGGATGAGCTGATGGCTCTGAGAAAGTATATCTATGCTGGTGCTTGTGATTCTGTAGCCTCTGATGATACATTGCAGGATAAACGTCTCAAACTGCAGAAACCTTCTCAGACGGAAGCTTATCATATAGGAAGCATCCGGATAGAAGGCATCAGCGGAGAGGAGGAAAAGTGGATTAGAAAGAAAATAGCTTTACGGGAGAATTCGGAAGTCAGTCCTGAGGAGATAGATGGCACACTTGCCATGCTCAGGGGACTGAATATCTTTTCGCGTGTAGAATACAGACAGTCTAACGAGGAACCTTATGACCTGGTGTTCATGCTGGAACCAAACGAATCGAGAAGAATCAGTGTAGGTGCACGTTTTGATACGCAGGATCTGGCGAGCGTCATAGCTCAGATATCCAATAACCAGCAGTTTTCTACCCGTCATCATTATGCCTTTACAGGACGCATTTCCCGTAATCCATATCTGGAAATGAAATATGCCTATGGTAACCTTTTCGGAGCAAAAATTGGCATTTCCTATCGTATGACTCATTATGATTTCGACCTTTATGCGGACAAGCATAAGTTGGATGCCCTAGAGTTTCTTTCGCATTCTTTCGCTGGATTCTATACCCGCGATATCGGTAATTTCAGATTGAAATCGGGAGTGCAGTTTGATTATTATCATTATCATTCTGATATGTTCGAACGCGACGGAAGCATCCAGACACGTTCGTCAGACCATTTTCTGAACTACTTTGCATCTGTTGTGATGGATACTTACGACCGCCGCTATTTCCCGACCCGTGGCACCCGCATTCAGGTTCAGGGCATTCTGCATACGGATGACGGAATACATTATGCTGATGATAATCCTTTCGGTGAAGCTGTTTTTCAAGGAGAATGTGCCGTACGTCTCAATTCCAGATTCTATCTGCTTCCTAAGCTCAAGAGCCGCTTCTTGTTTGGCAGTTCCGTACCAGCCATTTATCAGAATTATGCAGGTGGAGTAGCTGACGGTTACTATCTGCCTTGGCAGATGGCATGGGAGAGTGCGCAGCATGTCCATCTGCTGGAGCGCAATGTGGTGACAGGTCAGCTCGGTTTCCGCTATCGGGTGAAAGGAAAGTTCTACCTTACCGCTTTGGGAGAGTATGGCAAGGAAGCCCGCAAGTTTTCCCATATTCTCATCGGTGATGATTTGTGGGGAGGAGCCTTGCGGGCATCCTATGATTTCGTATTGGGTCCGGTAAGCATTCAGGCTAATTATTCTAGCTTGGGTAAGAATGTAGGATTCTATATCAACGCAGGATTCTTGTTCTGA
- a CDS encoding S28 family serine protease: MKLRFLKLMLLLFILPLQMLAAELGVAGKQLAALPGVSNVETLKSTHFPEKYVFFIKQQLDAKDASKGYFEQRVVLCHRGFDRPTVLVTEGYNANYALREGYIEELSKLFDTNIITVEYRYFDKSMPSPCNWDYLTVENSLYDLHHVNQTLHAMYKGKWIATGISKGGQTTMFYRSYFPDDVDISVPYVAPLNKGVEDGRHEKFLQYQVSTKENRQKVLDFQLLLFKRKAALLPMFEKYCNDKKYVFNAPLAEIFDYSVFEYAFAFWQWGEDINKIPAREADDKTVFDYWINMCEPDYFTNYNATASFDVQAARELGYYGYYTKPFKKYLSIKTAKGYLKKLMVPKGAENVKFSPALYNHTVEFLTKNDPKMVYIYGDIDPWGASGIYGLPFTKNKKNLHVYMCHGGSHKTRILSFPEPTRQEIISLIGGWLKE; encoded by the coding sequence ATGAAACTGAGATTTTTGAAATTGATGCTGCTGCTCTTCATCCTGCCATTGCAGATGCTGGCGGCAGAACTGGGCGTGGCTGGTAAGCAACTGGCTGCATTGCCTGGAGTAAGTAACGTGGAAACGCTGAAAAGTACGCATTTCCCGGAAAAGTATGTGTTCTTTATCAAGCAACAGCTCGATGCCAAGGATGCATCCAAGGGCTATTTCGAACAGAGGGTGGTGCTCTGCCATAGAGGATTCGACCGTCCTACCGTGCTCGTGACAGAAGGATATAATGCCAACTATGCGCTGCGTGAAGGATATATTGAAGAACTTTCCAAACTCTTCGATACGAATATCATTACCGTAGAGTACCGTTATTTCGACAAGTCGATGCCTAGTCCTTGCAACTGGGATTATCTTACCGTTGAGAATTCGCTCTATGATCTGCATCATGTAAACCAGACCCTGCATGCGATGTACAAGGGAAAATGGATTGCTACCGGCATCAGCAAGGGCGGACAGACTACGATGTTCTACCGTTCTTACTTCCCTGATGATGTAGATATTTCTGTGCCATACGTAGCTCCGCTCAACAAGGGTGTGGAGGATGGACGACATGAGAAGTTTCTGCAATATCAGGTATCAACCAAGGAAAACCGACAGAAGGTGCTCGATTTCCAGTTGCTCCTCTTCAAGCGAAAGGCTGCGTTGCTGCCAATGTTCGAGAAATATTGCAACGATAAGAAATATGTATTCAATGCTCCGCTGGCAGAGATTTTTGATTACTCTGTATTCGAATACGCCTTTGCTTTCTGGCAGTGGGGAGAAGACATCAACAAGATTCCTGCAAGAGAGGCAGATGACAAGACGGTGTTTGATTACTGGATCAACATGTGTGAACCTGACTATTTCACCAACTATAATGCCACAGCCTCATTTGATGTGCAGGCAGCCCGGGAGTTGGGTTATTACGGCTATTATACCAAACCATTCAAGAAATATCTCAGTATCAAGACTGCTAAGGGCTATCTGAAGAAACTGATGGTGCCAAAGGGGGCAGAAAACGTGAAGTTCTCGCCAGCACTCTATAATCATACGGTAGAGTTCCTGACCAAGAATGATCCGAAGATGGTTTATATTTATGGCGATATCGATCCTTGGGGAGCTTCGGGCATTTATGGCTTGCCTTTCACCAAGAACAAGAAGAACCTGCATGTTTATATGTGTCATGGTGGTTCGCACAAAACTCGCATCTTGTCGTTCCCAGAGCCTACAAGACAGGAAATCATCAGTCTGATAGGTGGTTGGCTGAAGGAATAA
- the thiH gene encoding 2-iminoacetate synthase ThiH has product MFSDELKNISWEETTERIARMTDNDVRRALAKDHCDVNDFMALISPAAEPYLEVMARLSRKYTEERFGKTMSMFIPLYITNSCSNSCVYCGFHRENPMARTILTPEQIENEYKAIKQLAPFENILLVTGENPAKAGTPYLAKAIDIAKKYFSNVKIEVMPLSTEDYKTLADHGMNGVICFQETYNHEHYKLYHPRGMKSKFEWRCDGFDRMGMAGVHSIGMGVLIGLEKEWRTDVVMMAHHLRYLQKHYWKTKYSVNFPRMRPAQNEGFQPNCFMTDKQLAQATFAMRIFDHDVDISYSTREPAYIRDNMATLGVTTMSAESKVNPGGYHTYPQALEQFTVSDERTAKVINARLKELGREPVWKDWDASFDFFGNIANG; this is encoded by the coding sequence ATGTTTTCAGACGAATTAAAGAATATCAGTTGGGAGGAGACCACGGAGCGCATAGCTCGAATGACCGACAATGATGTGCGTCGTGCCCTTGCCAAGGACCATTGCGATGTGAACGACTTCATGGCGCTGATTTCACCGGCAGCCGAGCCATACCTGGAGGTAATGGCGCGTCTTTCCCGCAAATATACCGAGGAGCGCTTCGGCAAGACCATGTCGATGTTCATTCCTCTCTACATCACCAATTCATGCTCTAACTCTTGCGTGTATTGCGGTTTCCATCGTGAGAATCCGATGGCTCGTACCATCCTCACCCCAGAGCAGATTGAGAACGAGTACAAGGCTATCAAGCAGTTGGCTCCATTCGAGAACATCCTTCTCGTTACGGGCGAGAACCCAGCCAAGGCTGGCACCCCTTATCTTGCCAAGGCAATCGACATCGCCAAGAAGTATTTCTCTAACGTGAAGATTGAGGTGATGCCGCTCTCTACTGAGGATTACAAGACCCTCGCCGACCACGGCATGAACGGCGTAATCTGTTTCCAGGAAACCTACAACCACGAGCACTACAAGCTCTACCACCCACGTGGCATGAAGAGTAAGTTTGAGTGGCGCTGCGATGGTTTCGACCGCATGGGTATGGCAGGTGTCCATTCCATCGGTATGGGTGTGCTCATCGGCTTGGAGAAGGAATGGCGCACGGATGTTGTGATGATGGCTCATCACCTGCGCTACCTGCAGAAGCATTACTGGAAGACCAAGTACAGCGTGAACTTCCCTCGTATGCGCCCTGCACAGAACGAAGGTTTCCAGCCAAACTGCTTCATGACCGATAAGCAGTTGGCACAGGCTACTTTCGCCATGCGTATTTTCGACCACGATGTAGATATCTCCTACTCTACCCGTGAGCCAGCCTACATCCGTGACAACATGGCAACACTGGGTGTCACCACCATGTCGGCAGAATCAAAGGTAAATCCTGGCGGTTATCATACCTATCCTCAGGCATTGGAGCAGTTCACCGTAAGCGATGAGCGTACCGCCAAGGTAATCAATGCGAGATTGAAGGAATTGGGCAGAGAGCCAGTCTGGAAGGATTGGGATGCCTCATTCGATTTCTTCGGAAATATCGCAAACGGATAA
- the thiC gene encoding phosphomethylpyrimidine synthase ThiC — translation MPNDKKAYAQREKAYMQGKLFPQIKVGMTKVNLTPTVVKDERGIPHTEPNAPVYIYDTSGPYSDPNYQVDLKKGLPRMREQWILDRNDTELLKEVTSEYGKQRLADHSLDHLRFEHIQLPRRAQAGKHITQMAYAKAGIITPEMEYVAIRENMNCQELGIDTHITPEYVRDEIARGRAVLPANINHPESEPMIIGRNFLVKINTNIGNSATTSSIEEEVDKAVWSCKWGGDTLMDLSTGDNIHETREWIVRNCPVPVGTVPIYQALEKVNGKVEDLNWEVFRDTLIEQCEQGVDYFTIHAGIRRHNVHLADSRLCGIVSRGGSIMSKWCLYHDQESFLYEHFDDICDIVAQYDVALSLGDGLRPGCIADANDAAQFAELDTMGELVTRAWDKNVQAFIEGPGHVPLQKIKENMERQLDHCHEAPFYTLGPLVTDIAPGYDHITSAIGGAQIAWLGTAMLCYVTPKEHLALPNKEDVRTGVVTYKIAAHAADLAKGHPGATIRDNALSKARFEFRWRDQFHLSLDPELALKYFEEAGHTDGEYCTMCGPNFCAAKLTHDLRKFKK, via the coding sequence ATGCCAAACGATAAGAAAGCTTACGCCCAGAGAGAAAAGGCGTATATGCAGGGAAAACTCTTCCCACAGATCAAGGTTGGAATGACCAAGGTAAACCTCACTCCTACTGTTGTAAAGGATGAGCGCGGCATTCCACATACAGAACCAAACGCTCCGGTTTATATCTATGATACCAGCGGTCCTTACAGCGACCCTAACTATCAGGTAGATCTGAAGAAGGGCTTGCCAAGAATGCGCGAGCAGTGGATTCTCGACCGCAACGATACCGAGCTGCTCAAGGAGGTTACCAGCGAGTATGGCAAGCAGCGCCTTGCTGACCATAGCCTCGACCATCTCCGCTTCGAGCACATCCAGTTGCCTCGCCGTGCACAGGCTGGCAAGCATATCACCCAGATGGCTTATGCCAAGGCTGGCATCATCACTCCAGAGATGGAGTATGTGGCTATCCGCGAGAACATGAACTGCCAGGAGTTGGGCATCGATACCCATATCACCCCTGAGTATGTGCGCGATGAGATTGCCCGCGGACGTGCCGTTCTTCCTGCCAACATCAATCACCCGGAGAGCGAACCGATGATCATCGGCCGCAACTTCCTCGTGAAGATCAATACCAACATCGGTAACTCTGCCACTACCTCCAGCATCGAGGAAGAGGTGGATAAGGCTGTATGGTCTTGCAAGTGGGGAGGCGATACATTGATGGACCTCTCAACCGGCGACAACATCCACGAAACCCGTGAATGGATTGTGCGCAACTGCCCTGTGCCAGTAGGAACCGTACCTATCTACCAGGCTTTGGAGAAGGTAAATGGCAAGGTAGAGGATTTGAACTGGGAGGTATTCCGTGATACCCTCATCGAGCAGTGCGAGCAGGGTGTTGACTACTTCACCATCCATGCCGGCATCCGTCGCCACAACGTGCATCTCGCCGACAGCCGTCTCTGCGGTATCGTGAGCCGTGGCGGTAGTATCATGAGCAAGTGGTGTCTCTACCACGACCAGGAAAGTTTCCTCTATGAACACTTCGACGATATCTGCGACATCGTGGCACAGTATGACGTTGCCCTCTCTTTGGGTGATGGTCTGCGCCCAGGCTGTATAGCCGATGCCAACGATGCAGCCCAGTTTGCCGAGTTGGATACCATGGGCGAGCTTGTTACCCGTGCCTGGGACAAGAACGTGCAGGCATTCATCGAGGGTCCTGGCCACGTGCCATTGCAGAAGATCAAAGAGAACATGGAGCGCCAGCTCGACCACTGTCACGAGGCACCATTCTACACCCTCGGCCCATTGGTTACTGATATCGCTCCAGGTTACGACCACATCACATCAGCCATCGGTGGCGCCCAGATAGCATGGCTCGGCACCGCAATGCTCTGCTATGTAACACCAAAGGAGCACCTCGCCTTGCCTAACAAGGAAGATGTGCGCACAGGTGTGGTAACCTATAAGATTGCCGCTCATGCAGCCGACTTGGCAAAGGGTCATCCAGGTGCAACCATCCGCGACAACGCCCTCTCCAAGGCTCGCTTCGAGTTCCGCTGGAGAGACCAGTTCCACCTCTCCCTCGACCCAGAGCTCGCCTTAAAGTATTTCGAGGAGGCAGGTCATACAGACGGTGAGTACTGCACCATGTGTGGTCCAAACTTCTGCGCCGCCAAGTTGACACACGATTTGAGAAAGTTTAAAAAGTAA
- a CDS encoding thiazole synthase: MEKLVIAGREFNSRLFLGTGKFNNNALMAEAIKASETEMVTVAMKRIELEDKQDDLLSHIVQNPNIQLLPNTSGVRNAEEAVFAAQMAREAFGTNWLKLEIHPDPRYLLPDSIETLKATEKLVKLGFVVLPYCQADPTLCKHLEEAGAATVMPLAAPIGTNKGLRMKDFLQIIIEQATVPVVVDAGIGAPSHAAEAMEMGASACLVNTAIAVAGDPVEMAKAFKEAVVCGRRAYEAGLGAISDCAEASSPLTAFLND; encoded by the coding sequence ATGGAAAAATTAGTAATCGCAGGCAGAGAATTTAACTCACGCCTCTTCTTGGGCACAGGAAAGTTTAACAACAATGCCCTCATGGCTGAAGCCATCAAAGCATCAGAAACAGAAATGGTTACTGTTGCTATGAAACGTATCGAACTCGAAGACAAGCAGGACGACCTGCTCTCTCATATTGTGCAGAACCCAAATATCCAGCTCCTTCCAAACACCAGTGGCGTGCGCAACGCCGAGGAGGCTGTCTTCGCAGCACAGATGGCTCGAGAGGCTTTCGGAACCAACTGGCTCAAGCTCGAAATCCACCCAGACCCTCGCTATCTTCTTCCAGACTCTATCGAGACGCTGAAGGCTACCGAGAAACTGGTAAAGCTCGGTTTCGTGGTATTGCCATATTGCCAGGCAGACCCTACCCTCTGCAAGCACCTCGAAGAGGCTGGTGCTGCTACCGTGATGCCACTTGCTGCACCTATCGGTACCAACAAAGGATTGAGAATGAAGGACTTCCTGCAGATCATCATCGAGCAGGCTACTGTTCCAGTTGTAGTAGATGCAGGTATCGGTGCACCTAGCCACGCTGCCGAAGCTATGGAGATGGGTGCCAGTGCTTGCTTGGTTAACACAGCTATCGCTGTTGCAGGTGATCCTGTAGAGATGGCTAAGGCATTCAAGGAGGCAGTGGTATGCGGTCGCCGTGCTTACGAGGCAGGTCTCGGAGCCATCAGCGATTGTGCCGAGGCAAGTTCTCCTCTCACCGCATTCCTCAACGACTAA
- the thiS gene encoding sulfur carrier protein ThiS yields the protein MKVTINNKETETQAKTIRELAQELDLPATGVAVAISNEMVPRDEWENTIIAEGADIVIVKAFCGG from the coding sequence ATGAAAGTAACTATCAACAACAAAGAGACCGAGACACAGGCTAAAACCATCAGGGAGTTAGCTCAGGAACTCGATTTGCCAGCTACAGGAGTTGCAGTAGCTATCAGTAACGAAATGGTGCCTCGTGATGAATGGGAAAACACAATCATCGCAGAAGGAGCAGACATCGTTATCGTAAAAGCGTTCTGCGGAGGATAA
- a CDS encoding Fur family transcriptional regulator has translation MNSQDMISRLESKGIRPTANRILVMKTLMGEQNPQSLSNLERKMVSMDKSSIFRTLTLFLEHDVVHAFEDGRGVLCYELCEEKGACDHHDGHIHFYCESCQRSFCMEDIHIPSFELPEGFYPHSISFVIKGECPDCRKKHQ, from the coding sequence ATGAACTCACAAGATATGATCAGCAGGCTGGAATCGAAAGGCATCCGACCAACCGCCAACCGCATACTCGTAATGAAGACCCTGATGGGCGAACAGAACCCACAGAGTCTGAGCAATCTGGAACGAAAGATGGTTTCGATGGACAAGTCGAGCATCTTCCGTACCCTTACCCTCTTTCTGGAACATGATGTGGTACATGCCTTCGAAGATGGGCGAGGCGTACTCTGCTACGAACTCTGCGAAGAAAAAGGGGCTTGCGATCATCACGACGGGCATATTCATTTCTACTGCGAATCTTGCCAGCGTTCCTTCTGTATGGAGGATATCCATATTCCAAGTTTCGAGCTGCCCGAAGGCTTTTACCCTCACTCTATTTCCTTTGTCATCAAAGGCGAATGCCCGGATTGCAGAAAGAAACACCAGTAA
- a CDS encoding GYF domain-containing protein, whose amino-acid sequence MMEYFIIENNGQQAGPFSLEQLVQKAITPETLVWAQGMKDWTPAWKIAELKTVLETVEAIKANTANKENAEGTSADAAGNNGTEAANFQAANQQGFQHAQQEAYQQGFQHGAAMNQGYRQEPEKKKSSKTLWKIILGLIVLLFLVFAITNPGPDAHKEKVKTEAAKAIDKATETSDNNFFTQSIRSIAKMMAGSAIDEVMNQLFEYHNYIVCSKGTVEFNGKQHIVSFGILGSVYTMNADDMVKALEGADNLQIEETTSSSTDESPSVSDNNSDGSEEDGLGTSVQKKLEDKANQAMDQAADKVSKKLEEKINQKLDEATDSSTVEKILDKILELI is encoded by the coding sequence ATGATGGAATATTTTATCATTGAGAATAACGGACAGCAAGCGGGTCCATTCAGCCTGGAGCAACTCGTCCAGAAGGCTATCACACCCGAAACCCTTGTTTGGGCACAAGGCATGAAAGACTGGACTCCTGCTTGGAAAATAGCAGAACTGAAGACTGTTCTTGAAACTGTAGAAGCAATCAAAGCTAATACAGCCAACAAAGAAAATGCAGAAGGAACATCAGCAGATGCAGCCGGCAACAACGGGACAGAAGCAGCAAACTTTCAGGCTGCAAACCAGCAGGGTTTCCAGCATGCACAGCAGGAAGCATACCAGCAAGGCTTTCAGCACGGCGCAGCAATGAACCAGGGCTACAGACAGGAACCGGAAAAGAAAAAATCGAGCAAGACCCTCTGGAAAATCATCTTAGGTCTTATCGTACTTCTCTTTCTGGTTTTCGCCATAACCAATCCAGGACCTGATGCCCACAAAGAAAAGGTAAAGACTGAGGCAGCCAAGGCTATCGACAAGGCTACAGAAACCAGTGATAACAACTTCTTCACCCAAAGCATCCGTTCCATTGCCAAAATGATGGCAGGAAGCGCTATTGATGAAGTGATGAACCAGCTCTTTGAATACCACAACTATATCGTATGCTCTAAGGGAACCGTTGAGTTTAATGGCAAGCAGCACATCGTAAGCTTCGGAATCCTTGGCAGCGTTTACACGATGAATGCTGATGATATGGTGAAGGCGCTGGAAGGTGCCGACAATCTGCAGATAGAAGAAACCACCAGCTCATCAACCGATGAATCCCCTTCGGTAAGCGATAATAACAGCGATGGTTCAGAAGAAGACGGACTGGGCACTTCCGTTCAGAAGAAACTGGAAGACAAGGCAAACCAGGCCATGGATCAGGCAGCCGACAAGGTAAGCAAGAAACTGGAAGAGAAAATCAACCAGAAACTCGATGAAGCAACCGATTCTTCAACCGTAGAAAAGATTCTCGACAAGATTCTGGAACTGATCTAG
- a CDS encoding clostripain-related cysteine peptidase, which translates to MIKKLFTLFICTLSLAATFTSCGDEAIDVESVNKQTIFVFYPWTGGTNTSGLTSFLENNVDSICEGIVAKKGLNNSRVMVFISQNYRKSYLIDLQYDGNTKTVIRDTLKTYDEATYTTAEGFAEILNEVKRRAEALNYSLIIGAHGCGWTYKSDWVHYPYMARPNAGFAQKGNTSYPTATCNFSGIQFGPDPNKPVTRFFGSVSLEENALDVPTLAEGIKLSGTKMQYILFDACYMGNVETAYELKDVTNFMISSSSEVMGAGYPYKTIWSYLNSSAPNYSGLVNGTVNFYKNSSVPFCNMAAIDCRQMDNLAQVMKEINSKYTLSSSVPLDSIQPLDGFSPNLFYDMSVYVDSLVPSGSLKDKFNSQMKLTIKAAAHTEQAYTGLMSYKGTTFKVKNYCGLSISDPSQHSVAIKGREKTGWWKATH; encoded by the coding sequence ATGATCAAGAAGCTTTTCACCTTATTTATATGTACGCTATCTCTAGCAGCAACTTTCACCAGTTGTGGCGATGAAGCTATTGATGTAGAAAGCGTCAATAAGCAGACTATCTTCGTCTTCTATCCTTGGACGGGTGGAACCAACACTTCCGGTCTCACAAGTTTTTTGGAAAACAACGTTGACAGTATCTGCGAAGGTATTGTTGCCAAGAAAGGCTTGAATAATTCGCGTGTAATGGTCTTCATAAGCCAGAATTACAGGAAGAGCTATCTCATTGATCTTCAGTATGACGGCAATACGAAAACCGTAATTCGCGACACTTTGAAAACATACGATGAAGCTACATATACTACAGCAGAAGGATTTGCAGAGATTCTGAATGAGGTGAAACGCCGTGCTGAAGCCCTGAATTATTCGCTCATTATCGGAGCTCATGGCTGCGGATGGACCTACAAGAGCGATTGGGTTCACTATCCCTATATGGCAAGACCTAATGCTGGTTTTGCTCAGAAAGGAAACACCAGCTACCCTACAGCTACCTGTAATTTCAGCGGAATACAGTTTGGACCCGATCCCAACAAACCTGTCACCCGTTTCTTCGGAAGTGTGAGTTTAGAAGAAAACGCTCTCGACGTTCCTACCCTGGCCGAAGGAATCAAACTCAGCGGCACCAAGATGCAATACATTCTCTTCGATGCATGCTATATGGGCAATGTAGAGACTGCATACGAACTGAAAGATGTTACCAATTTCATGATCAGTTCAAGTAGCGAAGTAATGGGAGCCGGCTATCCATACAAAACCATATGGAGTTACCTCAACAGTTCAGCACCCAACTACTCAGGATTAGTCAACGGAACTGTCAATTTCTACAAGAATAGTAGCGTTCCATTCTGCAACATGGCGGCCATCGACTGCAGACAGATGGATAATCTAGCCCAAGTGATGAAGGAAATCAATAGCAAATATACCCTCTCATCATCCGTTCCGCTCGATTCCATACAGCCTTTGGATGGTTTCTCTCCCAACCTCTTCTACGACATGAGCGTATACGTAGATAGTCTTGTTCCAAGCGGCTCTCTGAAAGACAAATTTAATTCACAGATGAAACTCACAATCAAAGCTGCTGCTCATACCGAACAGGCTTATACAGGGTTAATGAGTTATAAAGGTACAACCTTTAAAGTGAAAAATTATTGCGGTCTTTCTATCTCCGACCCTAGCCAGCACAGCGTAGCTATCAAGGGCAGAGAGAAAACCGGTTGGTGGAAAGCTACACACTAA